DNA from Aureimonas sp. AU20:
GCCGCATAGTCTACGTCAATGGCGCCTATGTGCCGGAAGAAGAGGCCAAGCTCTCGATCTTCGATCGTGGGCTCCTCTTTGCCGACGCGGTCTACGAGGTGACGGCGGTGATCGAGCGCAAGCTGCTCGACTTTCCCGGACACATGGCCCGGCTGCGCCGCTCGCTGGCCGAGCTGAGGCTGCCCTCACCGGCCACGGACGAGGAGATCCTCGCCATTCACCGCGAGCTTCTCCAGCGCAACGCCCTCACCTTCGGCCACATCTATCTCATGGTGACGCGCGGCGCGGCCGATCGCGACTTCGTCTGGCCGAAGGACGGCACGCCGCCGAGCTTCATCCTGTTCACGCAAGCGCGGGACGGCGTAGAATCGCGCGAGGCGCGCGAGGGCCTGCGGGTCGTCAGCGTTCCCGACCTGCGCTGGGCGCGGCGCGACATCAAGACCGTGCAGCTTCTCTACCCCTCGCTTGCCAAGATGGAGGCCAAGCGCCAGGGCAAGGATGACGCCTGGATGGTGGAGGACGGGTTTGTTACCGAAGGCACGTCTAACAACGCCTATATCGTGACCGAGAGCGAGCGGATCGTCACCCGCGCCCTGTCCAACGCCATTCTTCATGGCATCACCCGGGCCGCCATCCTGCGCGGCGCGGCGGAAGCCGGGCTGGAGGTCGAGGAACGGCCCTTCACGCTGGCGGAAGCGCAGGGCGCGCGCGAGGCCTTCGTCACCTCGGCCGGCGCCTTCGTGACCCCGGTGGTGGAAATCGACGGCTTGCCCGTGGGCGACGGCGCGCCCGGCCCGATCGCCCGGCGGCTCCGCGCGATCTATCTCGACGAGGCGCTGCGCACAGGGCTTTGACGCCTTCACCCGCTCTCCCTATGAAGACTTCGTGAAGTGGCCCATTCCGCCGGAGACCCGCCCGTGAGCACCCGCGACATCGTCCTGATCGCCCTGTTTGCCGCCATGATGGCGGTTCTCGGCGCCTTCCCGCCGCTCATGCTGCCGCTGATCGCGATTCCGATCACCGCGCAGTCGCTCGGCCCCATGCTGATGGGCGGCATTCTCGGCGCGCGGCGCGGCGTGCTCGCCATGCTGCTCTTTCTCGTTCTGGTCGCCATGGGCCTGCCGCTCCTGTCGGGCGGCCGCGGCGGTCTTGCGCCCTTCGTCGGTCCCTGGTCGGGCTTCATCTATGGCTGGGTCGCGGCGAGTTTTGTGATCGGCTGGCTGGTGGAGCGGCGCTGGGATCGGCTCGGTCCGGTGTCGGCCTTCGCCATCTGCGCGCTCGGCGGCATCGGCGTCGTCTATGCCGTGGGCGTGCCCTGGTATGCGATGATGGCCAAGCTCGATCTCGTCACCGCCTTCGCTTCGTCCGCGATCGTCTTCATTCCCGGCGATCTCGTGAAGGCCGCGCTGGCGACGGCCGCGATCCTGATCGTCAAGCGCGCCTATCCGCTGATCCAAGGCGGCTCGCTGCGCGCCGCCCGGTCCTGACGCGCGAAAAGGGACATCGCATGATCGAGTTCGATTCGGCGTCGCTCGAGCGGGGCGGCCGCGTGGTTCTCGATCGGCTGGACCTGACGTTGAGCGAGGGGCGGATCGGCGTGATCGGGGCCAACGGCTCCGGCAAGTCGAGCTTCGCGCGGCTTCTCAACGGGCTTCTGCTGCCGACCACGGGCACGGTGCGCGTCTTCGGCCTCGACACGGCCGAGAAGGGGCGCGAGGTGCGGCGCCATGTCGGATTCGTTTTCCAGAACCCGGACAACCAGATCGTCTATCCCACGGTGGGCGAGGATCTCGCCTTCGGCCTGAAGCCGCTGAAGCTGCCCAAGCCCGAGATCGCCGCCCGCGTTTCGCACGCCCTCACCGACGCCGGCCTCGGCGGCTTCGAGGAACGGCTGACGCATGAACTCTCGGGCGGCGAGCGCCAGATGGTGGCGATCGCGGGCGTGACCATTCTTCGCCCCGATCTTCTGGTGCTGGACGAGCCGACGACGCTTCTCGACCGGCGCAACAAGCGCCGCGTCATGGACGCGCTCGCCGTCATGCGACGCCATGTCGTCATGGTGACGCACGATCTCGACCTTTTGGATGGCTTCGACCGGGTCCTGGTGTTCGAGGACGGACGGCTGGCCGACGATGCCCCGCCGGCCCAAGCCATCCAGACCTATCTGGCGCTCACCGCATGATCGGGAGCCTCTACCGGCCGGGGGCAAGCCCGCTTCACCGCGCCTCGCCGGGGGGAAAGCTCGCGGCGCTGGCGCTGTGCGGAACGCTCGTGGTCCTCGTCGGCGATCCGCTTCTGATGGTGGCGCTGTTCTGTCTCAGCCTCGCGCTGTTTCGCGCGGCCGATTTCTCGCTCGTCACGGCGTTGCGGCAGATGCGCCCGGCCCTTCCCGTGCTCGCCGTCCTGTTTCTTTTCCAGCTCTGGGCGGTGGATGTGTCGGCAGCCGCGCTCGTGGTCCTGCGGCTTGGAACATTGCTTCTTCTGGCCGCGCTGGTGACGCTGACGACCCGCGTTTCGGACATGACGGAGACGCTGGAGCGGGCGCTCGGCCCTTTTCGGCGCTTCGGTATCGATCCCGAGCGGGTCGGGCTCGCGATCTCGCTCGCGATCCGTTTTTTGCCGGCGCTCGGCAGCGTGCTCGCCGAGGTGCGCGAGGCGCAGCGGGCGCGCGGGCTCGATCGCAGCATGCTGGCGCTCCTCGTGCCGCTTCTCCTGCGCACCCTGAAGATGGCGGACGAAGTCGCCGAGGCGATCGATGCGCGAAGCTGACGCGGCGCAGCATTTTGGCTGAAAGCGCCTTGACCCGAAGGCCGAGCCGGCCGACTTTCAGGGCATGACGACGATTCGATCTCTCTGCGTTTACTGCGGCTCCGCTTCGGGCCGCGATCCTTCCTACGTGGTAGCGGCCCAGGCGCTCGGCACCGCCATGGCGCATCGCGGCATCCGCCTGATCTATGGCGGCGGCACGCGCGGCATCATGGGCGCGGTGTCCGACGCGGTGATTGCCGCCGGCGGTCAGGTGACTGGCATCATCCCGCGCTTCCTGATCGACATGGAAGCCACGGAAAGCGAGTTGAAACGGCTGGACGAGCTGGTGATCACCGAGGACATGCATGAGCGCAAGCACATGATGTTCGAGCGTTCGGACGCCTTCGTCGCCCTGCCCGGCGGCATCGGCACGCTGGAGGAACTGGTCGAGATCATGACCTGGAGCCAGCTCGGCCGCCATCGCAAGCCGATCGCCATCGCCAATGTGGACGGGTTCTGGGACCCGTTCTCCAGCCTGCTCGACCATATGCGCGAGGCCGGCTTCATCCACACTGCGCATCAGGTTCGCCCGATCATCCGCGATCGGATCGAGGATCTGCTTCCGGCCATCGAGGCGGCGGCGGTTCCTGCCGAGCGCGCCGGCGTCGAAGCGGTGATCGAGCGTCTCTGACGGGCAATCGCAGACGGATACAAAAAGGGCGGCCCGCGAGCCGCCCTTTTTCGTTGAGGCTCGACTATTCCGCCGGGCAGGCTTGGCGAATCGAAACTCGCGCGGGGCGCCGTGCCGCGAACATCGACCAGGTGTAGAGCGCGAGCGCCGCCCAGATGAAGGCGAAGGCTACACCCTGCCACACGCCGAAGGGCTCGCCGAAAACGAACACCGCCGTCAGCGCGATGAAGGTCGGCGCGATGTATTGGAGCAGCCCGACCGTGGTGAAGCGCAGCATGCGAGCGGCGGCGGCATAGAGGATTAGCGGAATGGCGGTGACCGCGCCGGCGCCGATCAGAAGCAGCGTTTCGGGCGCATTCTCAGCAAAATGCCCCTGCCCGCCATTCGCGACCCAGCCGGCCAAAAGCAGCGCCGGCACGAAGAGAATCGCGATCTCGAGAAAGAACCCTTCGCTTGCGCCGACAGGCACGGTCTTGCGCATAAGGCCATAGAGGCCGAATGAGCCGGCCAGCAGCAGCGAGATCCAGGGCAGGCCGCCGGCCTTCACCGTCAGGATCAGGACGCCGAAGGCGGCCAGCGCGATTGCGGCGGCCTGCGTGCGATTGGGCCGCTCGCCGAGGAAGACGGCCGCGAGAAGCACGTTGATCAACGGGTTGATGTAATAGCCGAGCGCAGCTTCGACGCCATGACCGGTGACGATCGCGACGACATAGGTGCCCCAGTTGATCGAGATCAGCCCGGCCGTGATCGTCATCAGCCCGAGAATGCGCGGCGTGACCAGCTGGCCGATCGTCCTGAGCTGACCGCCCTTTGCCAGAATGAGGACGGCGAAGGGCAGAGCCCAAAGAATGCGATGGGCGACGATCTCCACCGGCGAGACATGCGAGAGCGCCTTCATATAGATCGGCAGCACCAGGCCCCAGATCAGAAAGGCGGAGATCGCGTAGACATATCCGCGCGGCGTTTCGGCGGGTTGGTCCGACATGGCGTCACCTTCGGGGCTTTGGGGTCGCGACCCGACTTCTACCAGCCGGGGTGAGCGACGACACCCGATTTCCCGTGATGGATCCATCAACGAAACGAATGGATCAGGCCGGGCAGCGGCGTCTCAATCGTGGTCGGGATGCTGGAAGGATCGGATATCGGCGAGATAGGGATGCTCCCCCGCATCCTCCTGCGTGCTGCGCACCGGCAACGACGGGAGCTCGTCGACATAAGGCAGCTTGCCCTCGCAGCCGAACTGGATTTCAGGACGAACGGCGGACGGGTCGTCGAAGGCGCCGATGCTGAGCGCCGGCCCCTCGGGCGCCTCGTAGGTCAGCGGCGTGCCGCAGTCCGAACAGAAGCCACGCAGCACGTCCGTCGACGAGCGAAACCGATCGGGCTCACGCTTCGTCCAGCGAAGCGTGGCGGGATCGACCGACACGAGCGGGGCGTAGAAGGCGCCGAACGCCTTCTGGCACATGCGGCAATGGCAGATGGAGGCCTTGCCGAGCGCGCCTTCGATGCGAAAGCGCACGGCCCCGCATTGGCAGCCGCCGGTGTGGATGGGTCGGTTGTCGAGGGTCATGGTCGCGCTTCCCGTTGGACAGGCCTTCAGTTGGCGAAACGATCCGTCGCGGCCAGGAGCCGGTCAAGGGTACCGGGCTCGGAAAAGGCGTGACCGGCGTCTTCCACGATCTGCAGTTCCGAGCCGGGCCAGGCGCGGTGCAGGTCCCAGGCCGTCACCGGCGGCGTCACCACGTCGTAACGCCCCTGCACGATGACGGCGGGGATGCCGACGAGGCGTCCGGCCTCGCGGATGAGTTGCCCTTCCTCCAGCCAGAGATCGTGGATGAAAAAATGGTTCTCGATGCGGGCGAAGGCGATCGCCGTGTCGCTGGCGCCGAAGGCCCCGACCCCGTCGCGGATCGTGCGCATCGAGACGGTGCGCGCTTCCCAGTCCGTCCAGCTGCGCGCCGCCTGGGCGCGCACCGCGCGGTCGGGATCGTCCAGCCGGCGATGATAGGAGCGGATCGGGTCCCCCCGCTCTTCCTCGGTGAGCGGCGCGATGAAGTTTGCCCATTCGTCCGGGAAGAGGCGGCTCGCGCCTTCCTTGTAGTACCAGTCGAGTTCGGCGCGCCGCCCGGTGAAGACGCCGCGCAGCACCATTTCGCTCACACGCTCGGGCCGGCTCTGCGCATAGGCCAACGCCAGGGTCGAACCCCAGGAGCCGCCGAACAGCATGAAGCGGTTGAGACCAAGATGGTCCGCGACCCGATCGACATCGGCGACGAGATCGGGCGTCGTGTTGGCGTCCAGCGAGCCCAGCGGCATTGAGCGGCCACAGCCGCGCTGGTCGAACAGGGTAACGCAGTAGCGCGCGGGGTCGAAAAGGCGTCGATGGGCCGGGCTGCATCCGCTGCCCGGCCCACCATGCAGGAAGACCACCGGCTTGCCGGCCGGATTGCCGCATTGCTCGACATAGAGCGTGTGCCCGCCGCCGACCGGCAGCCGCTCAGTGCGGAACGGCTGGATCGGCGGATAGAGCACGCGCGGCGGCTGGATCAACGCTTCAGTTCCCAGGTGGTGACGCGCTCGCCGGTCGCGGGGTCCTTGCCGTCCTTGAGGAGAACGCCTTCCTCGGCGAGCTCGGCGCGGATGCGGTCGGCCTCTGCGAAGTCCCTGGCCTTGAGATGGTCGAGGCGCGCGGCGATGCGCTGGGCGACGTCGTCGCTGACGCCGCTCTCGCGAACCGGATGGATGCCGACCAGCGCCAGGCTCGCCAAGGCCTCGCCCGCCCGCCCCTCGTCGAAGAGCTGGTGAATTCGGCTGATCGCCACCGAACCCGAAAGATCGTCGCTGAGGGCGGCGAGAAACGCCTCGTCCGGCGCCTCGGCGGCCCGGGCGTCGGCCTCCCGGGCGAAGCGCTCCCAGCGGTCGAGTTCGCGCACGGCCTCCTCCAGCCGCGCGGCGGTGAAGTCGATCGGCTCGCGGTAGTGCGTCTTCAGCATGAGGAGGCGCACGGCTTCGCCCGGCCAGCGCCGGCCGCCGACCTTGTCGGTCTCCAGCACGTCAGCGATGGTGACGAAATTGCCCTCGCTCTTGGACATCTTGCGTCCGTCCACCTGCACGAAGCCGTTGTGCAGCCAGACCTCGGCCATCTTCTCGGTGCCATGCGCGCAGCAGCTCTGGGCGATCTCGTTTTCGTGGTGCGGGAAGATCAGGTCGAGCCCGCCGCCATGAATGTCGAAGGTCCGGCCGAGATAGGCCTCGCTCATCACCGAGCACTCGATATGCCAGCCCGGGCGGCCGCGACCCCAGGGGCTGTCCCAGCCCGGCTCCTCGGCGGACGAAAGCTTCCACAAGACGAAATCGCCCGGGCTGCGCTTGTGCGCTTCCACGGCGATCCGCGCGCCGGCCTGCTGCTCGTCCAGCTTGCGATGCGAAAGCGCGCCGTAGCTTGGCATGGAGGAAACGTCGAACAGGACCTCGCCGCCCGCGACATAGGCGTGGCCGCGTTCGATCAGCGTCTCGATCATCGAGACCATGTCCGGCAGGCCGTCGCCGCGCGGCGTAACGAAGCTGGTGGCACGCGGCTCGACGCTGGGCGGCAGCGTGCCGAGCGCGGCCACGTCCTTGTGGAACTGCGCGGCGGTTCCCTCGGTCACGCGCGCGATCGCTTCGTTGAGCGGTAGGTCCGGGTGGTCCCGCAGCGCACGCGCGTTGATCTTGTCGTCCACGTCGGTGATGTTGCGGACATAGATCACCCGCTCCGCACCGTAGAGATGGCGCAGGAGGCGGAACAGGATATCGAAGACGATCACCGGCCGCGCGTTGCCGATATGGGCGAAGTCGTAGACGGTCGGCCCACAGACATACATGCGAACGCGCCGCTCGGCTTCCGGCACATCGTGCGAAGCATGCCAATCCAGCGGCAGGAAGCGCTCCTTGCGCCGCGTCAGGGTGTTGGTCAGGAAAAGACCCCGAAATCCGTCGTCCAAAACCACGTCTCCAGCTGAGCCCGACCGGGCTGAGGCCGTCCTGCTACAGCCAAACGGCCTCGGGCACAAACACCGCGAATTCATCAGCCGGGGGTCGCGGCCGCCTCAAATTCGCCGCGAAGCATTGCGCCGCACTGCGCAAAGTCTTTCGCAGTGCATCATGTCACAATCACGCAACATTCCCGCGCTGCAACGATTTGTTAAGTATAGATTTAGGGATTTTTCAGTCCGACGCCCCTAAACTGTCGCAATCGGAATGCTTCTTTCTTTCATCGCATTAGCAGTGAGCCGCCGTTATGACCCGCGCCAACATCGTCTTCAAATCCCGCAGCGAGCGTGAGCGGGAA
Protein-coding regions in this window:
- a CDS encoding D-amino-acid transaminase: MSRIVYVNGAYVPEEEAKLSIFDRGLLFADAVYEVTAVIERKLLDFPGHMARLRRSLAELRLPSPATDEEILAIHRELLQRNALTFGHIYLMVTRGAADRDFVWPKDGTPPSFILFTQARDGVESREAREGLRVVSVPDLRWARRDIKTVQLLYPSLAKMEAKRQGKDDAWMVEDGFVTEGTSNNAYIVTESERIVTRALSNAILHGITRAAILRGAAEAGLEVEERPFTLAEAQGAREAFVTSAGAFVTPVVEIDGLPVGDGAPGPIARRLRAIYLDEALRTGL
- a CDS encoding biotin transporter BioY; translation: MSTRDIVLIALFAAMMAVLGAFPPLMLPLIAIPITAQSLGPMLMGGILGARRGVLAMLLFLVLVAMGLPLLSGGRGGLAPFVGPWSGFIYGWVAASFVIGWLVERRWDRLGPVSAFAICALGGIGVVYAVGVPWYAMMAKLDLVTAFASSAIVFIPGDLVKAALATAAILIVKRAYPLIQGGSLRAARS
- a CDS encoding energy-coupling factor ABC transporter ATP-binding protein, with protein sequence MIEFDSASLERGGRVVLDRLDLTLSEGRIGVIGANGSGKSSFARLLNGLLLPTTGTVRVFGLDTAEKGREVRRHVGFVFQNPDNQIVYPTVGEDLAFGLKPLKLPKPEIAARVSHALTDAGLGGFEERLTHELSGGERQMVAIAGVTILRPDLLVLDEPTTLLDRRNKRRVMDALAVMRRHVVMVTHDLDLLDGFDRVLVFEDGRLADDAPPAQAIQTYLALTA
- a CDS encoding energy-coupling factor transporter transmembrane component T family protein gives rise to the protein MIGSLYRPGASPLHRASPGGKLAALALCGTLVVLVGDPLLMVALFCLSLALFRAADFSLVTALRQMRPALPVLAVLFLFQLWAVDVSAAALVVLRLGTLLLLAALVTLTTRVSDMTETLERALGPFRRFGIDPERVGLAISLAIRFLPALGSVLAEVREAQRARGLDRSMLALLVPLLLRTLKMADEVAEAIDARS
- a CDS encoding TIGR00730 family Rossman fold protein yields the protein MTTIRSLCVYCGSASGRDPSYVVAAQALGTAMAHRGIRLIYGGGTRGIMGAVSDAVIAAGGQVTGIIPRFLIDMEATESELKRLDELVITEDMHERKHMMFERSDAFVALPGGIGTLEELVEIMTWSQLGRHRKPIAIANVDGFWDPFSSLLDHMREAGFIHTAHQVRPIIRDRIEDLLPAIEAAAVPAERAGVEAVIERL
- the rarD gene encoding EamA family transporter RarD produces the protein MSDQPAETPRGYVYAISAFLIWGLVLPIYMKALSHVSPVEIVAHRILWALPFAVLILAKGGQLRTIGQLVTPRILGLMTITAGLISINWGTYVVAIVTGHGVEAALGYYINPLINVLLAAVFLGERPNRTQAAAIALAAFGVLILTVKAGGLPWISLLLAGSFGLYGLMRKTVPVGASEGFFLEIAILFVPALLLAGWVANGGQGHFAENAPETLLLIGAGAVTAIPLILYAAAARMLRFTTVGLLQYIAPTFIALTAVFVFGEPFGVWQGVAFAFIWAALALYTWSMFAARRPARVSIRQACPAE
- a CDS encoding GFA family protein, whose protein sequence is MTLDNRPIHTGGCQCGAVRFRIEGALGKASICHCRMCQKAFGAFYAPLVSVDPATLRWTKREPDRFRSSTDVLRGFCSDCGTPLTYEAPEGPALSIGAFDDPSAVRPEIQFGCEGKLPYVDELPSLPVRSTQEDAGEHPYLADIRSFQHPDHD
- the pip gene encoding prolyl aminopeptidase; the protein is MIQPPRVLYPPIQPFRTERLPVGGGHTLYVEQCGNPAGKPVVFLHGGPGSGCSPAHRRLFDPARYCVTLFDQRGCGRSMPLGSLDANTTPDLVADVDRVADHLGLNRFMLFGGSWGSTLALAYAQSRPERVSEMVLRGVFTGRRAELDWYYKEGASRLFPDEWANFIAPLTEEERGDPIRSYHRRLDDPDRAVRAQAARSWTDWEARTVSMRTIRDGVGAFGASDTAIAFARIENHFFIHDLWLEEGQLIREAGRLVGIPAVIVQGRYDVVTPPVTAWDLHRAWPGSELQIVEDAGHAFSEPGTLDRLLAATDRFAN
- the cysS gene encoding cysteine--tRNA ligase, which gives rise to MDDGFRGLFLTNTLTRRKERFLPLDWHASHDVPEAERRVRMYVCGPTVYDFAHIGNARPVIVFDILFRLLRHLYGAERVIYVRNITDVDDKINARALRDHPDLPLNEAIARVTEGTAAQFHKDVAALGTLPPSVEPRATSFVTPRGDGLPDMVSMIETLIERGHAYVAGGEVLFDVSSMPSYGALSHRKLDEQQAGARIAVEAHKRSPGDFVLWKLSSAEEPGWDSPWGRGRPGWHIECSVMSEAYLGRTFDIHGGGLDLIFPHHENEIAQSCCAHGTEKMAEVWLHNGFVQVDGRKMSKSEGNFVTIADVLETDKVGGRRWPGEAVRLLMLKTHYREPIDFTAARLEEAVRELDRWERFAREADARAAEAPDEAFLAALSDDLSGSVAISRIHQLFDEGRAGEALASLALVGIHPVRESGVSDDVAQRIAARLDHLKARDFAEADRIRAELAEEGVLLKDGKDPATGERVTTWELKR